GATTGGGATAAATCACTATGCTCTTGGGGCCGGTCAACTTGTTGTAGGCGGCAAACTGGGTGCTCGGAGGGCAGATCGTATCCATGAGGCCGGTGAGCATTCGCACCTCTCCCTTGATCCGCGGAGCGAGGTGCTGGACGTCGATGTACCCGAGCTGCATCCAGATCTCTTGGATTCGCGCATGAGTCGGGTCGAAGCTCCGCAAGAAGTAGCGCAGCTCATCATAGGCGTCTTTGGCCAAGTCCATCGCCCAGACCCGCTGGTAGTCCGCGAGGAACGGGTACGCCGAAACACAACGAGTCACGAACGGGGACAATGCCGCGCATGCTAGCGAGAGCCCCCCGCCTTGGGACCAACCGATGGTCCCGATGCGACTGCCATCCGTATCGTCTTGGCTCGCGGCGATCCGTGCCAACTGTGCGCAGTCCAAGAAAATGGATCGGTATAGCATTTTACTCGGCTCATCACCTAATCCGCGTACGATGTGGCCGCGTAGGGTCGTCCCGCGCACCCCGCCTACATCCTCGCTGCGCCCGCCTTGGCCACGGACATCGAGCGACCACGCACTGAAGCCCGCATGAACCCACTTTGCGAGGTCGATCCACTCTCCGCTCTGCATGCTGTAGCCGTGGAACTCGATCACTGCGGGGGACTTT
The sequence above is drawn from the Chthonomonas sp. genome and encodes:
- a CDS encoding acetylxylan esterase, whose protein sequence is MPLVDMPLDELQSYQGTNPRPSDFDSFWDAGLAELDKLGTEVCLESAGPHIPGVECFDAWFTGVGGARIYAKHVRPVMRPAKSPAVIEFHGYSMQSGEWIDLAKWVHAGFSAWSLDVRGQGGRSEDVGGVRGTTLRGHIVRGLGDEPSKMLYRSIFLDCAQLARIAASQDDTDGSRIGTIGWSQGGGLSLACAALSPFVTRCVSAYPFLADYQRVWAMDLAKDAYDELRYFLRSFDPTHARIQEIWMQLGYIDVQHLAPRIKGEVRMLTGLMDTICPPSTQFAAYNKLTGPKSIVIYPNHSHEGLPGAVDANFEFLSKL